A single window of Nasonia vitripennis strain AsymCx chromosome 4, Nvit_psr_1.1, whole genome shotgun sequence DNA harbors:
- the LOC100121617 gene encoding uncharacterized protein LOC100121617 isoform X2, with translation MSKSLKRKNEVADEFVEDIIHLRKRAKLEDIIFRAVSEREKSQDHFSESKIAEKCDKVVRSIRLKKKYKYHCKKHNMSYLVDSVRKEKKQISKQNRNNLVQSFRSLAVSAADSFDAPVEEDGLDKNGNHLMLNQINDVKSDDVKDVFKKPEMPISKAQKRKASDSPLEVNKNRSKAINPLKRLAVKSVTEEAASNEYQISSIGQVGASTPKILSPNKHKNSGGINDLLTPKLSLSSLPKLLDGTFTLSDAESEVFDYFPGDYSSERKSSERSHPRKKILLPCKINFDEDEDSDYERNQQDDYKNYKVIKSFVVTKNPEKGVF, from the exons ATGAGTAAATCTTTGAAGAGGAAAAATGAAGTCGCAGATGAATTCGTTGAAGACATAATTCATTTACGTAAACGCGCAAAATTGGAAGATATAATATTCAGAGCCGTTTCGGAGCGAGAAAAGAGTCAAGATCACTTTTCT GAAAGCAAAATCGCTGAGAAATGCGACAAAGTTGTGAGGTCGATACGTTTGAAGAAAAAGTACAAGTATCACTGCAAAAAGCACAACATGAGTTATTTGGTGGATAGCGTACGCAAAGAAAAGAAGCAAATTTCCAAGCAAAATCGTAATAATCTCGTCCAGAGTTTTCGGTCACTGGCCGTCTCCGCAGCCGATTCCTTCGATGCACCTGTCGAGGAAGATGGCTTAGACAAAAACGGAAATCACTTGATGCTGAATCAG ATTAATGACGTCAAAAGCGACGATGTAAAAGACGTATTCAAGAAGCCTGAAATGCCAATTTCCAAAGCTCAgaaaagaaaagcaagtgACAGTCCGTTGGAAGTTAATAAAAACCGAAGTAAAGCAATCAATCCATTGAAACGCCTCGCTGTGAAAAGCGTAACGGAAGAAGCTGCCTCGAACGAGTATCAGATTAGTAGTATTGGTCAGGTAGGTGCATCTACACCTAAAATTTTGAGCCCGAACAAACATAAGAATAGCGGCGGCATCAACGATTTACTGACACCCAAACTGAGCCTTTCAAGTTTGCCAAAATTGTTAGACGGCACTTTTACGTTGAGCGATGCCGAAAGCGAGGTTTTCGATTATTTTCCGGGAGATTATTCTTCAGAGCGTAAGTCGTCGGAGCGGTCGCATCCGagaaagaaaatcttattgcCCTGTAAAATCAACTTTGACGAGGATGAAGACAGCGATTACGAGAGAAATCAACAGGacgattataaaaattacaaagttATAAAAAGTTTCGTCGTGACTAAAAATCCGGAGAAAGGAg TCTTTTAG
- the LOC100121617 gene encoding uncharacterized protein LOC100121617 isoform X1, whose product MSKSLKRKNEVADEFVEDIIHLRKRAKLEDIIFRAVSEREKSQDHFSESKIAEKCDKVVRSIRLKKKYKYHCKKHNMSYLVDSVRKEKKQISKQNRNNLVQSFRSLAVSAADSFDAPVEEDGLDKNGNHLMLNQINDVKSDDVKDVFKKPEMPISKAQKRKASDSPLEVNKNRSKAINPLKRLAVKSVTEEAASNEYQISSIGQVGASTPKILSPNKHKNSGGINDLLTPKLSLSSLPKLLDGTFTLSDAESEVFDYFPGDYSSERKSSERSHPRKKILLPCKINFDEDEDSDYERNQQDDYKNYKVIKSFVVTKNPEKGGIVFKKGSDYYETDTDCDCSVYDSLLDESSNCEYWSSSSGDETDIGILTG is encoded by the exons ATGAGTAAATCTTTGAAGAGGAAAAATGAAGTCGCAGATGAATTCGTTGAAGACATAATTCATTTACGTAAACGCGCAAAATTGGAAGATATAATATTCAGAGCCGTTTCGGAGCGAGAAAAGAGTCAAGATCACTTTTCT GAAAGCAAAATCGCTGAGAAATGCGACAAAGTTGTGAGGTCGATACGTTTGAAGAAAAAGTACAAGTATCACTGCAAAAAGCACAACATGAGTTATTTGGTGGATAGCGTACGCAAAGAAAAGAAGCAAATTTCCAAGCAAAATCGTAATAATCTCGTCCAGAGTTTTCGGTCACTGGCCGTCTCCGCAGCCGATTCCTTCGATGCACCTGTCGAGGAAGATGGCTTAGACAAAAACGGAAATCACTTGATGCTGAATCAG ATTAATGACGTCAAAAGCGACGATGTAAAAGACGTATTCAAGAAGCCTGAAATGCCAATTTCCAAAGCTCAgaaaagaaaagcaagtgACAGTCCGTTGGAAGTTAATAAAAACCGAAGTAAAGCAATCAATCCATTGAAACGCCTCGCTGTGAAAAGCGTAACGGAAGAAGCTGCCTCGAACGAGTATCAGATTAGTAGTATTGGTCAGGTAGGTGCATCTACACCTAAAATTTTGAGCCCGAACAAACATAAGAATAGCGGCGGCATCAACGATTTACTGACACCCAAACTGAGCCTTTCAAGTTTGCCAAAATTGTTAGACGGCACTTTTACGTTGAGCGATGCCGAAAGCGAGGTTTTCGATTATTTTCCGGGAGATTATTCTTCAGAGCGTAAGTCGTCGGAGCGGTCGCATCCGagaaagaaaatcttattgcCCTGTAAAATCAACTTTGACGAGGATGAAGACAGCGATTACGAGAGAAATCAACAGGacgattataaaaattacaaagttATAAAAAGTTTCGTCGTGACTAAAAATCCGGAGAAAGGAggtattgtttttaaaaaaggttCAGATTACTATGAGACCGACACCGATTGCGACTGCAGTGTTTATGATAGTCTTTTAGACGAGTCTTCCAACTGCGAGTATTGGAGTTCGTCGTCGGGAGATGAGACGGATATTGGAATTTTAACGGGTTAG
- the LOC100121601 gene encoding probable RNA polymerase II nuclear localization protein SLC7A6OS, with protein sequence MAAILRVKRKKDHEPLDALLISCKRQKVECEEDSASAPLTAIVKFAGTVEKQDDCVIEHITKTFSKDVLKSNYKQHIVDITKKAREKTKQESNENRYKIINSIRSLDTSLLKELDEDNVNIIDIEDTKAAADQKTDIDYVYDLYYTQTKEAIQLENLLSVVPIEEDLVFEDYYKDNDYQGESEDSNSESNWRNDYPDSDHSENSIGENDIRNAMKNLTVADESSSDEDFVYGLNEEDVERYGWKYAHYKARIKKEMEDDDKSNGDYHSDMDDFSSSDASSDCSVNGIDE encoded by the exons ATGGCGGCAATTCTTCGTGTGAAACGGAAAAAGGATCACGAGCCACTGGATGCTCTCTTGATTTCGTGCAAGAGGCAAAAAGTGGAATGTGAAGAAGACTCTGCCTCGGCTCCATTGACAGCTATTGTGAAATTCGCAGGAACCGTTGAAAAACAG GATGACTGCGTTATTGAACACATCACCAAAACTTTCAGCAAAGATGTTTTGAAATCCAATTACAAACAACACATAGTCGACATTACGAAGAAAGCCCGTGAAAAAACAAAGCAAGAGTCTAATGAAAATCGTTACAAAATCATCAACAGTATTCGATCACTGGACACTTCGTTATTGAAGGAATTGGATGAAGACAATGTTAATATTATCGATATAGAAGATACGAAAGCTGCAGCTGATCAAAAG ACTGATATCGATTATGTATACGACTTGTATTATACTCAAACTAAAGAGGCTATTCAATTAGAAAATCTGTTGTCCGTTGTACCAATAGAGGAAGATTTAGTATTTGAGGATTATTACAAGGATAATGATTATCAGGGTGAATCAGAAGATTCGAATTCTGAATCAAATTGGCGAAATGATTATCCAGACTCGGATCATTCTGAAAATTCTATTGGAGAGAACGACATAAGAAATGCTATGAAAAATCTAACTGTTGCTGATGAGTCGTCATCTGATGAAGATTTTGTGTATGGACTTAATGAAGAAGATGTTGAAAGATACGGTTGGAAGTATGCACACTACAAGgcaagaataaaaaaagaaatggaaGATGATGACAAATCTAATGGAGATTATCACAGTGACATGGATGATTTTTCTAGTTCTGATGCGTCTTCAGATTGCAGTGTTAATGGAATtgatgaataa